The Acanthochromis polyacanthus isolate Apoly-LR-REF ecotype Palm Island chromosome 5, KAUST_Apoly_ChrSc, whole genome shotgun sequence genome includes a window with the following:
- the LOC110953429 gene encoding insulin-like growth factor-binding protein 6, with translation MFLYLNILVLLLLQTALSGPLTTPTRGCPTCKGKHSQTQPTVDLNATTLAVGEPCGVYTLSCAFGLRCAPTEDEPRPLRALLEGRGVCSNASSVSPTEQVTTVDSAPTEDPNEAPCRKLLTTLIRGLDAHLFKSHHDIYMPNCDKRGFFRKKQCWSSRGKQRGKCWCVDENGMPVSLNTKQKGSLSC, from the exons atgtttctgtatttaaacATCCTGGTGCTGCTCCTCCTGCAGACGGCTCTGTCAGGCCCACTGACCACGCCAACCAGAGGATGTCCCACCTGTAAAGGAAAGCACTCACAGACTCAGCCGACAGTAGATTTAAATGCCACCACTCTGGCTGTTGGAGAACCGTGTGGTGTCTACACTCTGAGCTGTGCCTTCGGTCTGCGGTGTGCACCTACAGAAGACGAGCCGAGGCCCCTCCGTGCTCTGCTGGAAGGAAGAGGAGTCTGCAGCAACGCCAGCAGCGTCAGCCCGACTGAACAGGTCACCACTGTGG ACTCAGCTCCTACTGAGGATCCAAATGAG GCTCCATGCCGTAAGCTACTAACTACCCTCATCAGAGGTCTTGATGCCCATTTATTTAAGTCACATCATGACATCTACATGCCCAACTGTGACAAGCGTGGGTTCTTCAGAAAGAAGCAG TGTTGGTCGTCTCGGGGTAAGCAGCGTGGAAAGTGCTGGTGTGTGGACGAGAACGGCATGCCGGTCTCCTTAAACACCAAGCAAAAGGGCAGTCTGAGCTGTTGA
- the LOC110953428 gene encoding phosphatidylinositol 5-phosphate 4-kinase type-2 gamma-like codes for MSSPSASSNPLSSLAPKRKTKKKHFVQQKVEVFRASDPVLSVLMWGVNHSINDLSQVPVPVMLLPDDFKASTKIKVNNHLFNKENLPGQFKFKDYCPQVFRNLRERFGIEDQDYQVSLARSAPLKDEEGKCVGLLTSYDRTLVVKEISSEEVEEMHNILSAYHQHIVTCHGSTLLPQFLAMYRVTVESEDTYLLVMRNMFSHRLHVHRKYDLKGSLVSREASFKEKVKELPTYKDVDFRNNMQKVYVSDEEKEKIMDKLNRDIEFLVRMRIMDYSLLLGIHDVERAEREEEEETVSSHEEEEEDEGDLAPALGSTSPEGIAGYMNSFKPLGPGEFDPYVDVYAIQSAVGAPQREVYFMGLIDVLTQYDTKKKAAHAAKAVKHGAGAEISTVHPEQYAKRFREFITKIFA; via the exons ATGTCTTCTCCCAGCGCCTCCTCCAACCCTCTGAGCTCTCTGGCGCCCAAAAGAAAAACCAAGAAGAAGCACTTTGTGCAGCAGAAggtggaggttttccgagccaGTGACCCCGTGCTGAGCGTGCTGATGTGGGGAGTCAATCACTCG ATTAATGACCTGAGCCAGGTGCCGGTACCTGTCATGCTGCTCCCAGACGACTTCAAAGCCAGCACCAAGATCAAAGTCAACAACCACCTCTTCAACAA AGAGAATCTTCCAGGACAGTTCAAATTCAAAGACTACTGTCCACAAGTGTTCAGAAATCTGCGAGAGCGCTTCGGCATCGAGGACCAAGATTACCAG GTCTCTTTGGCCCGGAGCGCACCACTCAAAGACGAGGAGGGGAAATGTGTTGGGCTGCTGACATCATACGACCGCACTTTGGTTGTAAAAGAAATTTCCAGTGAGGAAGTAGAAGAAATGCACAATATCCTCTCTGCATACCATCAG CATATTGTCACCTGCCATGGCAGCACACTGCTCCCTCAGTTCCTGGCCATGTACAGAGTCACTGTGGAGAGCGAGGACACCTACCTGTTAGTGATGAGGAACATGTTCAGCCACAGACTGCATGTACACAGAAAATACGACCTCAAG GGCTCCCTGGTGTCTCGAGAGGCCAGTTTTAAAGAGAAG GTCAAAGAGCTGCCCACTTACAAGGATGTAGACTTCAGGAATAACATGCAAAAAGTATATGTGAGCgatgaggagaaggagaagataATGGACAAACTTAACAGAGATATTGAG TTTCTAGTTCGTATGAGGATCATGGACTACAGCCTGCTGCTGGGCATTCACGATGTCGAACGGGCcgaaagggaggaggaggaggagactgtGTCGTCCcacgaggaggaagaggaggatgaaggtgaCCTGGCCCCTGCTCTGGGCTCCACCTCCCCTGAAGGCATCGCTGGCTACATGAACTCCTTCAAACCTCTGGGTCCTGGAGAGTTTGACCCCTACGTGGACGTGTATGCTATCCAGAGTGCAGTAG GTGCGCCCCAGAGGGAGGTATATTTTATGGGTCTGATTGACGTGCTCACGCAGTATGACACCAAGAAGAAAGCTGCTCACGCTGCCAAGGCTGTCAAACACGGG gCAGGAGCTGAAATCTCGACGGTTCATCCAGAGCAGTACGCTAAACGTTTCAGAGAGTTCATCACCAAGATCTTTGCCTAG